Proteins encoded in a region of the Veillonella parvula genome:
- a CDS encoding small basic family protein yields the protein MNIYIFAIIGLIIGAILGWIAPLHIPASYSNYTSVAVLAALDAVFGGSRAALERTFDLSNFVIGFFSNMVLAVILVYVGDLIGINLYYVALIGFGLRVFINVGAIRKIIMTKRF from the coding sequence ATGAATATCTATATCTTTGCCATCATTGGCCTAATTATAGGGGCTATCTTAGGATGGATAGCACCACTTCATATCCCCGCTAGTTATTCGAATTATACTTCGGTAGCTGTTCTAGCAGCTTTAGATGCAGTATTTGGTGGCAGTCGAGCAGCATTGGAAAGAACCTTTGATCTCAGTAACTTTGTCATTGGGTTCTTTTCAAATATGGTATTAGCTGTTATTCTTGTATATGTTGGTGATTTAATAGGCATTAACCTATACTATGTGGCCCTTATTGGATTTGGGTTACGTGTATTTATTAATGTAGGCGCTATACGCAAAATAATTATGACTAAGCGGTTCTAA
- the ftsZ gene encoding cell division protein FtsZ, translating to MSDFANIKVIGVGGGGNNAVNRMVDNQIKGVQFLAVNTENQVLELSKADVTIQIGEKVTKGLGAGANPQIGEEAAQESREEITKALEGADMVFVTAGMGGGTGTGAAPIVAECAKEVGALTVGVVTKPFAFEGKRRRAAAEKGIEFLTQKVDTIIVIPNDKLLQVVDKKCSVSDAFSKADEVLRQGIKGISDLIQIPGLINLDFADVKTIMTNQGEALMGIGEGTGENRAADAAKMAINSPLLETSIDGAKGILLNISGSSELGIFEVNEAAQIISDAADPDANIIFGSVIDESLGDKVQVTVVATGFGNNAKSVPEFGKTTTTSRPASTTTTTNSGIPDIPVFMKR from the coding sequence ATGTCTGATTTTGCAAATATTAAAGTTATCGGTGTTGGTGGCGGCGGTAATAACGCTGTTAATCGTATGGTTGATAACCAAATTAAAGGTGTTCAATTTTTAGCCGTTAATACAGAAAACCAAGTGCTTGAATTGTCTAAAGCGGATGTAACAATTCAAATCGGTGAAAAAGTTACTAAAGGCCTTGGTGCTGGTGCTAACCCACAAATCGGTGAAGAAGCAGCTCAAGAAAGCCGTGAAGAAATTACTAAAGCTCTTGAAGGTGCTGATATGGTATTCGTAACTGCTGGTATGGGCGGTGGTACTGGTACTGGTGCTGCTCCAATCGTAGCTGAATGTGCTAAAGAAGTTGGTGCATTAACAGTTGGCGTTGTAACTAAACCTTTCGCATTCGAAGGCAAACGTCGTCGTGCTGCGGCAGAAAAAGGCATTGAGTTCTTGACTCAAAAAGTTGATACAATTATCGTTATTCCTAATGACAAATTGTTACAAGTTGTAGATAAAAAATGTTCCGTATCTGATGCATTCAGCAAAGCTGATGAAGTTCTTCGTCAAGGTATCAAAGGTATTTCCGATTTGATCCAAATTCCTGGTTTAATCAATCTTGACTTTGCAGACGTTAAAACTATCATGACTAATCAAGGCGAAGCTTTGATGGGTATTGGTGAAGGTACAGGTGAAAACCGTGCTGCAGACGCTGCAAAAATGGCTATCAATAGCCCATTGTTGGAAACTTCCATTGATGGTGCAAAAGGCATCTTGCTTAATATTTCTGGTAGCTCCGAATTGGGTATTTTTGAAGTAAACGAAGCTGCTCAAATTATTTCTGATGCAGCAGACCCTGATGCAAATATCATCTTCGGTTCTGTTATCGATGAAAGCTTGGGCGATAAAGTTCAAGTTACTGTTGTAGCAACTGGTTTTGGCAATAACGCTAAAAGCGTACCAGAATTCGGTAAAACAACTACTACATCTCGTCCAGCATCCACTACAACAACAACTAACAGCGGTATCCCAGATATCCCTGTATTCATGAAACGCTAA
- a CDS encoding outer membrane beta-barrel protein, producing the protein MKKLVLLTLAATVVAGSAFAAAPVTKISDGSTKVQADYAFKQHVSKGGGNSNDGFGVSLQHDLSNKTAVQYSYDKLNAKNGDIKDHQLALVYKVHPNVNVYGAGTAIRTNDTELGFQAGVIGHVPLTEKVNGFAKAGWGNDIKQTYQVGAQYEVRPDVDLNVYYGYDKYSVNSNDKTAKGLHAGVGYSF; encoded by the coding sequence ATGAAGAAATTAGTATTATTAACTCTAGCAGCTACAGTTGTGGCAGGTAGTGCATTTGCAGCGGCACCTGTAACAAAAATTAGCGACGGTTCCACTAAAGTACAAGCTGATTATGCGTTTAAACAACATGTATCTAAAGGTGGCGGCAATAGCAACGACGGTTTCGGTGTTTCTTTGCAACACGATCTTTCCAATAAAACTGCTGTTCAATATTCTTATGATAAATTGAATGCAAAAAATGGGGACATTAAAGATCATCAATTAGCATTAGTTTATAAAGTGCATCCAAACGTAAACGTATATGGTGCTGGTACTGCAATTCGTACAAATGATACAGAATTAGGTTTCCAAGCTGGTGTTATTGGTCATGTGCCATTGACAGAAAAAGTAAACGGCTTTGCTAAAGCTGGTTGGGGTAACGATATTAAACAAACTTACCAAGTAGGTGCTCAATATGAAGTTCGCCCTGATGTAGACTTGAACGTATACTATGGCTATGATAAATATAGCGTAAACAGCAACGATAAAACTGCAAAAGGTTTACACGCTGGTGTAGGCTACTCCTTCTAA
- a CDS encoding aminotransferase class I/II-fold pyridoxal phosphate-dependent enzyme, with product MTSVAAKHAKGKKLKDVIFVTAGQAQADAKENGRENVVNGTLGAIYDEDGKLVFLKTVKDEYLSLPDSEHIGYAPIAGVPEFLAAAEAECFGQSRPEGHIRSIATTGGTGGIHHLVHNYTEPGDEVLTADWYWGAYRILCSDVGRTLVTYSLFDEHNNFNHEAFQNRVNELAAKQTNVVILFNTPGNNPTGYSIEDKDWESILNFLKELVAIGRNNVIIGIDVAYLDYSGEKEEVRAFFSKFSHLPKEILTCVCYSLSKGFTMYGQRVGALIGISDDEEIADEFLEINKSTSRATWSNICRPAMRTMANIVADPAKFKAYEDERNCYYQLIRDRADIFKQEAARVGLPMLPYRGGFFITIPTDSANAICEELKKEHIYVIALANGIRIAACGIPKFQMTGLAEKIYNAMKRLGKL from the coding sequence ATGACAAGTGTTGCTGCAAAGCATGCAAAAGGGAAAAAACTTAAAGATGTAATCTTTGTAACTGCTGGCCAAGCCCAAGCTGATGCTAAAGAAAATGGTCGCGAGAACGTTGTTAATGGTACATTAGGTGCGATTTATGATGAAGATGGTAAATTAGTATTCCTTAAAACCGTTAAGGACGAATATTTAAGTCTTCCAGATTCTGAACATATTGGTTATGCTCCGATTGCAGGTGTACCTGAGTTCCTTGCTGCTGCAGAGGCGGAATGCTTTGGACAATCTCGTCCAGAAGGTCATATCCGTAGTATTGCTACTACAGGTGGTACAGGCGGTATTCATCACTTAGTTCATAACTATACAGAACCTGGTGATGAGGTGTTGACTGCTGATTGGTACTGGGGTGCCTATCGTATACTTTGTAGCGATGTAGGTCGTACACTTGTTACCTATTCTTTATTTGATGAACATAATAACTTTAACCATGAAGCGTTCCAAAATCGTGTAAATGAATTAGCTGCGAAACAAACAAATGTTGTAATTTTGTTTAATACACCTGGTAATAACCCAACAGGTTACTCTATAGAGGACAAAGATTGGGAATCTATCCTTAACTTCTTGAAAGAACTCGTTGCTATAGGCCGTAATAATGTAATCATTGGCATTGATGTTGCATACCTTGATTATTCTGGTGAAAAAGAAGAGGTTCGTGCATTCTTTAGTAAATTCAGTCATTTGCCAAAAGAAATCCTTACATGTGTTTGCTATAGCTTGTCTAAAGGCTTCACTATGTATGGGCAACGTGTAGGTGCCTTGATTGGTATTTCTGATGATGAAGAAATTGCTGATGAATTCTTAGAAATCAACAAATCTACAAGCCGTGCTACATGGTCTAATATATGCCGGCCTGCAATGCGTACAATGGCAAATATTGTAGCTGATCCAGCTAAGTTTAAAGCTTATGAAGATGAACGTAATTGCTATTATCAATTGATTCGCGATCGTGCTGATATATTTAAACAAGAAGCAGCACGAGTTGGCCTTCCTATGTTGCCATATCGCGGTGGTTTCTTTATTACGATTCCTACAGATTCTGCTAATGCTATCTGTGAAGAGTTGAAAAAAGAACATATCTATGTTATCGCTTTAGCTAACGGTATTCGCATAGCTGCCTGTGGTATTCCTAAATTCCAAATGACAGGACTAGCTGAAAAAATTTATAATGCTATGAAACGACTCGGCAAATTATAA
- a CDS encoding DUF896 domain-containing protein, producing MSNINDTLKRINELAAKKKSGQQLTPEELAEKKELYEIYLSFIRGQITDTLDRVEFVDPETGERTAPKQALENLAKKADQDIKEHKDIH from the coding sequence ATGAGCAATATTAACGATACATTAAAACGTATAAATGAACTAGCAGCAAAGAAAAAATCTGGGCAACAACTCACACCAGAGGAATTAGCAGAAAAAAAAGAACTTTATGAAATTTACTTAAGCTTCATTCGAGGCCAAATCACAGATACATTGGACCGTGTTGAATTCGTGGATCCTGAAACAGGTGAACGTACAGCTCCTAAACAAGCGCTCGAAAACTTGGCTAAAAAAGCTGACCAAGACATTAAAGAACATAAAGATATCCACTAA
- the nth gene encoding endonuclease III, with the protein MRVTKAIKAEQLKLLQEHYFDAKPALEYTNEFELLVAVVLSAQCTDERVNIVTKRLFPELNHPAKMLAIGVTKLETLIKDCGLYKSKAKNLIATCQILVEQYNGEVPREFDQLVELPGVGRKTANVLVSVLFGTPAIAVDTHVFRVSNRLKLGIAKTPEEMELKLQKAIPKEDWSAAHHWLIYHGRKLCKARKPLCEECFLNHLCPSAGKV; encoded by the coding sequence ATGCGTGTAACAAAAGCAATAAAGGCAGAGCAATTGAAATTATTGCAAGAGCATTATTTTGATGCAAAACCTGCCCTTGAGTATACAAATGAATTTGAATTATTAGTGGCAGTCGTATTATCTGCACAATGTACGGATGAGAGAGTTAATATCGTTACTAAACGGTTATTTCCTGAACTAAATCATCCGGCTAAGATGTTAGCAATTGGGGTTACCAAATTAGAAACTCTGATTAAGGACTGTGGCCTTTATAAATCTAAAGCCAAAAACTTGATTGCCACTTGTCAGATTCTAGTAGAACAATACAATGGGGAAGTGCCACGGGAGTTTGATCAACTCGTTGAATTACCTGGTGTAGGTCGTAAGACTGCAAATGTGCTAGTATCTGTATTATTTGGTACGCCAGCGATTGCTGTAGATACTCATGTATTCCGTGTGTCTAACCGATTAAAACTGGGTATTGCTAAAACACCAGAAGAGATGGAATTAAAGTTGCAGAAGGCAATTCCTAAAGAGGATTGGTCGGCTGCTCATCACTGGTTGATTTATCATGGTCGTAAACTATGTAAGGCTCGTAAGCCATTATGTGAAGAATGTTTTTTAAATCACTTATGTCCTTCAGCTGGAAAGGTTTAA
- a CDS encoding YdbC family protein, giving the protein MAVINFEIFKVIGTLSEDKDGWKKQLTCTSWGKYNPKFDLRAWDSEYTSMKKGITLSLEELIALRDILNESDLETILAESIEEKQASKE; this is encoded by the coding sequence ATGGCTGTTATTAATTTTGAAATCTTCAAAGTTATTGGTACTTTATCTGAAGATAAAGATGGTTGGAAAAAACAATTAACATGTACTAGCTGGGGCAAATATAATCCTAAGTTTGACCTTCGTGCTTGGGATAGTGAATATACAAGCATGAAAAAGGGTATTACCCTTTCTTTAGAGGAGCTCATCGCATTGCGTGACATCCTTAATGAAAGTGACTTAGAGACCATCCTAGCTGAGTCTATTGAAGAAAAGCAAGCATCCAAGGAATAG
- the rpmE gene encoding 50S ribosomal protein L31 codes for MKQGIHPDYKEATITCGCGNTFKTGSVKEDLRVDVCSKCHPFFTGQQRAAQARGRIEQFNKRYGK; via the coding sequence ATGAAACAAGGTATTCATCCAGACTATAAAGAAGCTACAATAACTTGCGGTTGTGGCAACACATTCAAAACTGGCTCTGTAAAAGAAGACCTTCGTGTAGACGTTTGCTCCAAATGCCATCCGTTCTTCACTGGTCAACAACGCGCAGCTCAAGCTCGTGGTCGTATTGAACAATTTAACAAACGTTACGGCAAATAA
- a CDS encoding DUF1385 domain-containing protein, with amino-acid sequence MRGALVNTERIKKFVGGQAVIEGVMMRGPGVTATAVREPSGTIVVQKEPTKSIADTYPILKKPFLRGCVALYESLVIGMKALSFSAKAAGDEEEEMSNSEIAITMVISTIFAIAVFLALPTFIVKFIPGVQDNHVVLNLIEGVIRLVLFLLYIWGIGLTKDIQRVFQYHGAEHKTIHTYELDLPLTVENVRQQSRLHARCGTNFLLIVMVVSIFVFAFLGWPNLLERILSRVLLMPVVAGIAYEVIRLAGRSEHSFVKALIKPGLALQYMTTREPEDDQIEVAIRALEEVRPSESDAYEEE; translated from the coding sequence ATGAGAGGAGCTCTTGTGAACACAGAACGTATTAAAAAGTTTGTCGGTGGACAAGCTGTGATCGAAGGTGTCATGATGAGGGGGCCTGGTGTTACAGCAACAGCTGTACGAGAACCATCAGGAACCATTGTAGTTCAAAAAGAGCCTACAAAATCTATTGCTGACACATATCCAATTTTGAAAAAACCATTTCTTCGGGGCTGTGTGGCCCTCTATGAATCTCTAGTCATTGGCATGAAGGCATTGTCCTTCTCCGCTAAAGCCGCTGGCGATGAAGAGGAAGAAATGTCTAATAGTGAAATTGCCATTACTATGGTTATTTCCACCATATTTGCGATAGCTGTATTTTTGGCATTGCCTACATTTATCGTAAAATTTATTCCTGGTGTACAGGATAATCATGTAGTATTAAATCTCATTGAAGGTGTCATTCGTTTAGTTCTTTTTCTACTCTACATTTGGGGTATTGGTCTTACGAAGGATATTCAACGAGTTTTCCAATATCATGGGGCAGAGCATAAAACAATTCATACCTATGAATTAGATTTGCCTCTTACAGTAGAAAACGTTCGTCAACAAAGTCGTTTACATGCTCGATGTGGTACAAACTTCTTACTCATCGTTATGGTGGTGAGTATCTTTGTATTTGCTTTTTTAGGTTGGCCTAATTTGTTAGAACGTATTCTGAGCCGCGTACTTCTCATGCCAGTAGTGGCAGGTATTGCGTACGAGGTTATTCGTCTTGCTGGTCGTAGTGAGCATTCCTTTGTGAAAGCTCTTATCAAACCAGGTCTTGCATTACAGTACATGACCACACGTGAACCAGAAGATGATCAAATTGAAGTCGCTATACGAGCTCTTGAAGAGGTTCGCCCTTCTGAGAGTGATGCATATGAAGAGGAATAA
- the prfA gene encoding peptide chain release factor 1, producing the protein MLVDKLQVIEDKFMDLEQRISDPEVIARQDEWRKLTRQHAQLSETVETFRTYKKVLAGIDEAMEVIEDKSMDEEFREMAQEELKELKPQKEELEEKLQVLLLPKDPNDDKNIIIEIRGGAGGDEAALFAGDLFRMYTKYAESQGWRCEIIDANEPELGGFKEVIFSVDGENVYSKMKFESGVHRVQRVPATETQGRVHTSTVTVAVLPEMEDVDIEVNEKDLKIDTYRASGAGGQHINKTESAVRITHLPSGIVVACQDQRSQLQNREKAMRVLRAKLQDQAEQEAISSMAADRKSQVGTGDRSERIRTYNYPQGRVTDHRINLTLYKLDAILNGDLDEIIQALNAADQAAKMQEANTNA; encoded by the coding sequence ATGTTAGTAGATAAATTACAAGTTATTGAAGATAAATTTATGGACCTGGAGCAGCGCATCAGTGACCCTGAAGTGATTGCACGCCAAGATGAATGGCGTAAATTAACACGTCAACATGCTCAATTATCTGAAACAGTTGAAACATTCCGTACTTATAAAAAAGTATTAGCTGGTATTGATGAAGCTATGGAAGTTATTGAAGATAAATCCATGGACGAAGAATTCCGAGAAATGGCACAAGAGGAATTGAAAGAGTTAAAACCTCAAAAAGAGGAATTGGAAGAAAAGTTGCAAGTTCTATTATTGCCTAAGGATCCTAATGATGATAAAAATATTATCATCGAAATTCGCGGGGGCGCTGGCGGTGATGAAGCTGCATTATTTGCAGGCGACTTGTTCCGAATGTACACAAAATATGCGGAAAGCCAAGGCTGGCGTTGTGAGATTATCGATGCTAATGAACCAGAGCTTGGTGGCTTTAAAGAGGTTATTTTCTCTGTGGATGGTGAAAATGTATACTCTAAGATGAAATTTGAATCTGGTGTACATCGTGTACAACGTGTACCGGCTACAGAAACACAAGGCCGTGTACATACATCTACAGTTACAGTAGCCGTATTGCCAGAGATGGAAGATGTTGATATTGAAGTTAATGAAAAAGATTTAAAAATTGATACATATCGTGCGAGTGGTGCCGGTGGTCAGCATATCAATAAAACTGAGTCTGCTGTTCGTATTACACACTTACCATCTGGTATCGTTGTAGCGTGTCAAGATCAACGATCTCAATTACAAAACCGTGAAAAAGCTATGCGTGTATTACGTGCTAAGTTACAGGATCAAGCTGAACAAGAGGCCATTTCTAGTATGGCTGCAGATCGTAAGAGTCAAGTCGGTACAGGTGATCGTAGTGAACGTATTCGCACCTATAACTATCCACAAGGACGCGTTACAGATCATCGTATTAACTTAACATTATATAAATTAGATGCTATTTTAAATGGCGATCTTGATGAAATTATTCAAGCCTTAAATGCTGCAGACCAAGCGGCAAAAATGCAGGAGGCCAATACAAATGCATAA
- the prmC gene encoding peptide chain release factor N(5)-glutamine methyltransferase, with translation MHKEIWTIGRILQWTEQYFQSKEMDTPRLDGEVLLSHVLGKDRIYLYTHYDQPLIQDELDAFRPLVQQRAKGHCVAAIIGEKDFMGLTFKVNDKVLIPRPDTETLIEHVLGTYPKDSNVRILDVCTGPGTILLSLLHYLPNASGVGLDISTDALLVARENGESFNLADRVQFMESDMFSTLYGKEEKFDLIVSNPPYIRTGDLKMLSPDVLNEPHIALFGGEDGLQFYRILAKECRNYLNANGRVVFEVGFDQAEEVGALLQETGQYSNIQFIADLGGHNRVVTAVYEG, from the coding sequence ATGCATAAGGAGATTTGGACAATCGGTCGTATTCTCCAGTGGACAGAGCAGTACTTTCAAAGCAAGGAGATGGATACACCTCGACTTGATGGGGAAGTACTGCTTTCTCACGTTTTAGGTAAAGATCGGATTTATCTATATACCCATTATGACCAACCGCTTATTCAAGACGAGCTCGATGCCTTTAGGCCTCTCGTTCAACAACGGGCTAAGGGGCATTGTGTAGCGGCTATCATTGGTGAAAAGGACTTTATGGGGTTGACCTTTAAGGTGAATGATAAGGTATTGATTCCACGACCTGATACGGAAACCTTGATTGAGCATGTACTAGGTACTTATCCAAAAGATAGTAATGTGCGTATTCTTGATGTATGCACAGGCCCTGGGACAATATTATTAAGTCTATTACATTATTTGCCAAATGCTAGTGGTGTTGGTTTAGATATCTCCACAGATGCTTTACTGGTGGCACGCGAAAATGGTGAGTCCTTTAATTTAGCTGACCGAGTACAATTTATGGAATCAGATATGTTCTCCACTTTATATGGAAAAGAGGAAAAATTTGATCTTATTGTTTCTAATCCTCCATACATTCGAACTGGTGATTTAAAGATGTTGTCTCCAGATGTATTAAATGAGCCTCATATTGCATTATTTGGTGGAGAGGATGGACTTCAATTTTATCGAATCTTAGCTAAAGAATGTAGAAATTATTTAAACGCTAATGGCCGTGTGGTGTTTGAAGTAGGCTTTGACCAAGCAGAAGAGGTAGGTGCTTTATTGCAAGAAACAGGTCAATATTCGAATATTCAATTTATAGCTGACCTCGGTGGTCATAACCGCGTAGTGACAGCTGTATATGAGGGCTAA
- a CDS encoding L-threonylcarbamoyladenylate synthase: protein MDTKIITNPSEQDIDTLARALRNGELVSIPTETVYGLGANGLDPEAMDKIYAAKGRPSDNPLILHVPNSESIKPLVTEISATAQALMDTFWPGPLTITLPKSDLVPDRATGGLPRVALRCPDHKVCRALLECAGVPVAAPSANISGRPSPTTAQDVYHDMKGRISYILDAGPCTIGVESTVVEVHDDKVIILRPGGITKAQLEGVVSTVEYDTALVNATTKPKAPGMKYTHYAPDAPMTVVVGNPEDIASMFKELSEGIEGPIGCLVSHETYNLIKEDGRFMCHCFGHHGDALALGHDFYKSLLHFNENHVTLILAEGVDDDGFGVAIMNRMEKASSHHIIYK from the coding sequence ATGGATACTAAAATCATTACAAATCCATCAGAACAAGATATAGATACTTTGGCCCGTGCTTTGCGCAATGGTGAATTGGTATCTATACCAACCGAAACTGTATACGGGTTAGGTGCTAATGGTCTAGATCCAGAGGCGATGGATAAAATCTATGCTGCCAAAGGACGGCCTTCTGATAATCCACTTATTTTGCATGTTCCTAATAGTGAAAGCATAAAACCTTTGGTAACAGAAATTTCTGCTACGGCGCAAGCCTTAATGGATACATTCTGGCCAGGACCATTAACGATTACATTGCCTAAATCTGATTTAGTGCCAGATCGTGCTACAGGTGGCTTACCTCGTGTGGCGTTGCGTTGCCCTGATCATAAGGTATGCCGCGCATTATTAGAATGTGCCGGTGTACCTGTAGCGGCTCCTAGTGCCAATATATCTGGACGTCCAAGTCCTACAACAGCACAAGATGTTTACCATGATATGAAGGGCCGTATTTCCTATATTTTAGATGCTGGTCCATGTACGATTGGTGTAGAGTCAACTGTAGTAGAAGTCCATGATGATAAGGTCATTATATTGAGACCTGGTGGAATTACAAAAGCTCAACTTGAAGGTGTTGTGTCTACAGTTGAGTATGATACTGCTCTAGTTAATGCTACCACTAAGCCAAAGGCTCCCGGGATGAAATATACGCATTATGCACCTGATGCACCTATGACAGTTGTTGTAGGTAATCCAGAGGACATAGCATCTATGTTTAAGGAGCTTTCAGAAGGCATAGAAGGTCCCATAGGGTGTTTGGTAAGTCATGAAACGTATAACTTGATTAAAGAGGATGGACGATTTATGTGCCATTGTTTTGGCCATCATGGAGATGCGTTAGCATTGGGGCACGACTTTTATAAAAGTCTATTACATTTTAATGAAAATCATGTTACGCTAATCCTAGCAGAAGGTGTTGATGATGATGGTTTCGGTGTTGCCATTATGAATCGAATGGAAAAAGCATCGAGTCATCATATCATTTATAAGTAA
- a CDS encoding low molecular weight protein arginine phosphatase encodes MNILFVCTGNTCRSPMAEGITRALAAEKHKDVITVSAGLFAAYGAKPTEQAVVAVRSIADISNHESRPLTMELVNAADLILGMTKDHKSVLLRQFPFEEGKIKTISEWGGLDGDVTDPYGSDQTVYNQCAEQIYHLVEAGLTSVPQKA; translated from the coding sequence ATGAACATTTTATTTGTATGTACCGGTAACACTTGCCGCAGCCCAATGGCTGAAGGTATTACACGGGCCCTTGCAGCGGAGAAACATAAGGATGTTATAACTGTATCAGCTGGTTTATTTGCCGCTTATGGAGCAAAACCAACTGAACAAGCCGTAGTAGCTGTCCGTTCCATTGCAGATATTTCCAACCATGAATCGAGACCCTTAACGATGGAACTCGTAAATGCAGCAGATCTTATTCTTGGTATGACGAAAGATCACAAATCTGTACTACTTCGCCAATTCCCCTTTGAGGAAGGTAAAATTAAAACAATTTCCGAGTGGGGTGGTCTAGATGGTGATGTTACGGACCCATATGGATCTGACCAAACCGTATATAATCAATGTGCGGAACAAATTTATCACTTAGTAGAGGCTGGTCTTACATCAGTGCCTCAGAAGGCGTAG
- the rpiB gene encoding ribose 5-phosphate isomerase B: MKVAIGCDHGGLNLKESVKEVLSALGHEVEDFGCYSAESCDYPDIAVPVANAVVSGQADRGILICGTGIGIGIAANKIAGIRAALCHDTFSAHACREHNDANILTMGERVIGPGLANDIVTIFMETEFEGGRHARRVEKIKALEK; this comes from the coding sequence ATGAAAGTTGCAATCGGTTGTGATCATGGCGGATTAAATCTTAAGGAATCTGTTAAAGAAGTATTGAGTGCATTGGGACATGAAGTAGAGGATTTTGGTTGTTATTCAGCTGAGTCTTGCGACTATCCTGATATTGCAGTACCTGTAGCAAATGCAGTTGTATCTGGTCAAGCTGATCGCGGTATTTTGATTTGTGGTACTGGTATCGGTATTGGTATTGCAGCAAATAAGATAGCGGGTATTCGCGCTGCTCTTTGTCATGATACATTTTCCGCTCACGCATGTCGTGAACATAATGATGCGAATATCCTTACTATGGGTGAACGCGTTATTGGACCAGGCCTTGCAAACGATATTGTAACCATTTTTATGGAAACAGAATTTGAAGGTGGACGTCACGCACGCCGTGTAGAGAAAATAAAAGCATTAGAGAAATAA